A region from the Pelobates fuscus isolate aPelFus1 chromosome 3, aPelFus1.pri, whole genome shotgun sequence genome encodes:
- the LOC134601919 gene encoding extracellular calcium-sensing receptor-like, producing the protein MAAKIGPIIKYFYLKNGDLKFILINFQLSFRYKRILQFHIIIYAVDLINRNPSLLPNKTLGFQVYDSCVGAQEELDGSLKMITGQGQSIPNFNCKKISPVSAVIGHSTSTFSILNAHVLGLYRYPQISHYSTSSILSDKTQFPSFFRTVPSDLFQSKGLAQLVLHFGWTWIGLLAIDDDYGHQGIHVVMQELLRYGACVAFSEYITANNLEHIYHVTKIIKESNAKVVISFTQDTDKALLLDEMLRQNVTGKVFVASEAWSISNLLVVDKYSSLLFGSIGLSLHSTTIPGFGEFLNTIRHNNTRKDPWAKIFWEMAFDCKFLDLTNHQTNLTDSWDNSTFCTGNESMESILDSYYDLSSSSTAYNLYNAINVIAKSLHDLQTCQKGKGPFTNGTCADLQNFKPWQLSYYIQNSRVKLNNGRELFFDQNGDPPAIYDIVNWQVSADGTMKHVKVGSYDTTKVDGYPFLINASAVMWATDQGQVPTSVCTQSCPSGFRKVLRKDLPVCCFQCVPCPQGDISNKTDSLDCFKCPWDEWPNAQKDRCIPKNREFLSFEEPLGATLAATSALSSLMPVFIFVLFICYKNTPIVRANNFSLSCLLLMSMSLCFLSSLAFIGYPLPEKCILRQVAFGTVFTLCVSCILAKTFMVVFAFMATKPGSSLKKLVRPRVSYMIIALSTSLQLVLCITWVLFAPPFPTDNIQAQPGIIIAECNEGSPTAFWCMLGYLGLLATISFTVAFLARRLPDSFNEAKFITFSMLAFISVWVSYIPASLSSKGKYTVAMEVFAILSSSWALVICMFVPKCFIILLRPDMNSKEHLMGQCKSYN; encoded by the exons ATGGCAGCAAAGATTGGTCCAATAataaagtacttttatttaaag AATGGGGACTTAAAGTTTATTTTGATTAATTTCCAACTTAGTTTTAGGTATAAAAGGATTCTGCAGTTCCATATCATAATATATGCTGTAGACTTGATTAACAGAAACCCCTCTTTGCTCCCAAACAAAACATTGGGCTTCCAAGTCTATGACTCATGTGTGGGAGCACAAGAAGAACTTGATGGGAGCCTCAAGATGATAACAGGCCAAGGGCAATCAATCCCCAATTTCAATTGCAAGAAAATTTCTCCTGTTTCTGCAGTCATTGGACATTCAACGTCTACCTTCTCTATACTCAATGCTCATGTATTGGGATTATACAGATACCCTCAG ATTAGTCACTATTCAACCAGCTCTATCTTGAGTGACAAAACACAGTTCCCCTCATTCTTCAGAACTGTCCCAAGTGATTTGTTCCAATCCAAGGGGCTGGCACAGCTAGTGTTACACTTTGGCTGGACTTGGATTGGGCTATTGGCTATAGATGATGACTATGGACATCAGGGCATTCATGTCGTTATGCAGGAGCTTCTCAGGTATGGAGCTTGTGTGGCATTTTCAGAATATATAACTGCTAACAATCTGGAACACATTTACCATGtgacaaaaataattaaagaatCCAATGCCAAGGTTGTAATTTCTTTTACCCAAGATACTGATAAAGCTTTACTACTGGATGAGATGCTGAGGCAAAATGTAACGGGTAAAGTTTTTGTGGCCAGTGAAGCTTGGTCAATCTCAAACTTGTTAGTAGTAGATAAATATTCTTCACTACTTTTTGGCTCTATTGGCCTCTCACTTCATAGCACAACAATTCCTGGATTTGGAGAGTTCTTGAACACTATTCGTCACAACAACACCAGGAAAGATCCATGGGCTAAAATATTTTGGGAAATGGCTTTTGATTGTAAATTTTTAGACCTGACAAACCACCAGACAAACCTTACAGATTCATGGGATAATTCCACATTTTGTACTGGAAATGAGAGCATGGAGAGTATTTTGGACAGCTACTATGATTTATCAAGCTCAAGTACTGCCTATAACCTTTACAATGCAATCAATGTCATTGCCAAATCTTTACATGATTTGCAAACCTGTCAAAAGGGTAAAGGACCATTTACAAATGGAACTTGTGCTGATCTCCAGAACTTTAAGCCATGGCAG CTGTCCTACTACATCCAAAATTCACGAGTGAAGCTAAACAATGGAAGAGAACTCTTCTTTGATCAAAATGGTGATCCACCAGCGATATACGATATTGTAAACTGGCAAGTGAGCGCAGATGGCACAATGAAGCATGTGAAAGTGGGCAGCTACGATACGACAAAAGTAGATGGATATCCCTTTCTTATCAATGCAAGTGCTGTGATGTGGGCAACTGACCAAGGCCAG GTTCCTACTTCTGTTTGTACTCAGAGTTGCCCATCGGGTTTTAGGAAGGTTCTGAGGAAAGACTTGCCTGTCTGTTGCTTTCAATGTGTTCCTTGTCCCCAGGGTGACATTTCCAACAAGACAG ACTCTCTTGACTGCTTCAAGTGTCCATGGGATGAGTGGCCCAATGCCCAGAAAGACAGATGTATCCCAAAGAACAGAGAGTTTCTTTCATTTGAAGAGCCTTTGGGTGCCACTTTAGCTGCTACGAGTGCTTTGTCATCCTTGATGCCAGTTTTCATCTTTGTACTTTTCATATGTTATAAGAACACCCCAATTGTCAGAGCAAACAACTTTTCTCTAAGTTGTCTTCTCCTAATGTCAATGTCCCTCTGTTTCCTCAGCTCCTTAGCTTTTATAGGTTACCCTCTGCCTGAGAAATGTATTTTACGACAAGTTGCATTTGGCACAGTTTTTACACTTTGTGTCTCTTGTATTTTAGCAAAGACCTTCATGGTGGTTTTTGCTTTCATGGCCACAAAACCTGGAAGCAGTTTAAAGAAATTGGTCAGACCTCGGGTTTCTTACATGATTATTGCCTTATCCACCTCTTTACAATTAGTGTTGTGCATAACGTGGGTCTTATTTGCTCCTCCATTTCCAACAGACAATATCCAAGCCCAACCAGGAATTATCATTGCTGAATGTAATGAGGGTTCACCTACAGCCTTCTGGTGCATGTTAGGATATCTTGGACTTCTGGCCACCATTAGTTTCACTGTTGCATTCTTGGCTAGAAGACTTCCTGACAGTTTCAATGAAGCCAAGTTCATCACCTTTAGCATGCTGGCATTCATAAGTGTCTGGGTGTCCTATATCCCAGCATCCCTCAGTTCTAAAGGAAAGTACACAGTAGCCATGGAGGTCTTTGCCATCCTATCTTCAAGCTGGGCCCTGGTTATATGTATGTTTGTcccaaaatgttttattatattgttgaGACCTGACATGAACTCAAAGGAACATCTTATGGGACAATGTAAAAGTTACAATtaa